The Desulfovibrio sp. TomC genome contains the following window.
AAATCGGGCCATATGGTGTCGTTTAACAGATGCGTGGCAATGGCGTCGAGAACCTCGGGCAGGCCGTGGATTTGGACTGGCGGCCGGCTGCCGGCGGTAAAAAACTCGATAAGGTTGTCGGCCAGAAACAAGATATCCTTGATGTGGTCGAGATGGCTGTGGGTGACGAAAATATGCTCGAGTCTGGCCTGGGCGGCCAAGTCGAGCGAGGAGGTGACGGAGCCGGCGTCAAGGAGGATGGTGTCGTTGACACAAAATGAGGTGAGATTGTGGCCCGGCAGATCCGAGCCGGAACATCCGAGCACGCGCAGCTTCATGCCTCTCTCCTTGTGGCGGGCAATAATACCGGAACTGGCAGTTTGAGCCGGCCGCATAGTTTCGTCAAGGGCGGCCTTGACCGCAGAGGCCGGCTTGTTTAGGTTTCGTGCCCGTGCGCCCGTAGCTCAGTTGGATAGAGCATCTGCCTTCTAAGCAGACGGCCACAGGTTCGAATCCTGTCGGGCGCACCAGCAATTTCAAGGGCTTAGATACAATCTAAGCCCTTTTTTTGTGGTCTAGCTTGCGCTTTGGTCTGATTCTGGTCTAGTGAGTAGTGTCTAAGAGTGTCCAATCACGAGATAAGGGGGGCGCAAATGGCTACCTTCCGCAAGCGCGGTTCATCTTGGAACGTGCGCATTCAGAAAAAAGGGCACCCCGTCGTGTGCCGGACCTTCGACGTTTTGGCGGACGCTGAGCGGTGGGCGAAGGGTGTAGAGTCGGATATTGATCGTGGCTCGGCCGCGTATCTGCCTGCCGCCCGAGAAGCCGAAAAGGTGACCCTGGCCGAAGCGATCACCCGATACGTCCAAGAACGGGTGCCTGAGCTGGCGACATCTTACAGGGTCCAAAAACGGGCTGAGGCGATTGCGGCCAGACCCTTTGCGGCTCGGCCGCTGGCTGCGATCCGGGGTAAGGATATTGCCGATTTCATCCGGGAGCGGCAGGGCGAAGGGGTGGGGTCGCAAACGGTTATTCACGACTTGAACACGATTTCAAAAGTATACGAGATTTGCCGCCGAAACTGGGGGATGGTCGCTCTCGACAATCCCGTCAAGCTCGTGGACAAGCCCAGTCTGCCAGTAGGGCGTGTTCGGCGCCTCAATGATGATGAGGAAAAGCGATTGCTCGCGGAATGTGATTCCGAGTTTTCGCTTATCATTCAGTTTGCTCTGGCGACGGCCATGCGTCGCGGCGAAATAGCTGCCCTGACCTGGGAGAACGTCAACCTTCAGCGGCGAACCGTTTTTCTTCCAAAAACAAAAAACGGCGAATCGCGAACAGTGCCGCTTTCGCCGGATGCACTGACAGTGCTGGCTTCGTTGCCTCGGGCGATTTCGGGCCGCGTGTTCCCCTTGTTGCGTGACCCGGATCGGGCTTCAAAATTGATGGCGCGGGCGGCGCGAAGGGCGGGGCTAGAGGATCTTCATTTTCAAGACCTCCGGCATGAGGCGACAAGCCGACTGTTCGAGGAAACCGACCTGGATGTGATGGAGATCAAGGGAATCACGGGCCACAAATCCATGCAGATGTTGGCCCGGTATGCCCATTTGCGGGCGGGGCGGCTGGCGGATCGGTTGGCGGGAAGTTCTCGGACATAAGGACCTTGAGGATAGTGTAACTCCTGGTCTTCGCCTCACACTTTTTGAAAGTCTTGGAGTGAGCTGGTCTGAAAAGTCTCAGACAGGTCACCCCTGTACACGTCCTTGAAGTTGACAGCACACGGCGTTCAACTGGACGCTGGCCATGTCCGCGCGGTCGTACAGATCGCCTCGATACCCAGGCGCTCCAGATAATCCAGTTTGCCGATCAATCCC
Protein-coding sequences here:
- a CDS encoding site-specific integrase, whose translation is MATFRKRGSSWNVRIQKKGHPVVCRTFDVLADAERWAKGVESDIDRGSAAYLPAAREAEKVTLAEAITRYVQERVPELATSYRVQKRAEAIAARPFAARPLAAIRGKDIADFIRERQGEGVGSQTVIHDLNTISKVYEICRRNWGMVALDNPVKLVDKPSLPVGRVRRLNDDEEKRLLAECDSEFSLIIQFALATAMRRGEIAALTWENVNLQRRTVFLPKTKNGESRTVPLSPDALTVLASLPRAISGRVFPLLRDPDRASKLMARAARRAGLEDLHFQDLRHEATSRLFEETDLDVMEIKGITGHKSMQMLARYAHLRAGRLADRLAGSSRT